Proteins from a genomic interval of Bradyrhizobium sp. CCBAU 53340:
- a CDS encoding EamA family transporter produces the protein MKPADILIALMVAIIWGLAFVASRIALDELSPELMTAMRFSIAALPCLFVPKPKVAWSLLIAISVTLFLGQFLSQAYGIAHGVPVGLTSVVVQSQALFTIGFAALAFGERPTPVQTLGIVVAAVGLLMICGTVGYDFSVAAFAVLMISPISFAVGNLLLRGARGVPMFDLFAWLCLAAAVPLFVLALIANGPAPTWTSLTHMSLTSALCMLMLGAVSTSIAYWLWGRLLRDYPAAQVVPFALLVPFVGSAASSIVFGERFGPLRLVGMLTVIGGIAVMVLAKRPQILPKTA, from the coding sequence ATGAAGCCGGCCGACATCCTCATCGCCCTCATGGTGGCGATCATCTGGGGGCTTGCCTTTGTGGCGAGCCGGATCGCGCTCGACGAGCTTTCGCCGGAGCTGATGACGGCGATGCGCTTTTCCATTGCCGCGCTGCCGTGTCTGTTCGTTCCCAAGCCGAAAGTCGCCTGGTCGCTCCTGATCGCGATCAGCGTCACGCTGTTTCTCGGCCAGTTCCTGTCGCAGGCCTACGGCATCGCCCATGGCGTTCCGGTAGGGCTGACCTCCGTCGTCGTGCAGAGTCAGGCGCTGTTCACCATCGGATTTGCCGCGCTCGCGTTCGGCGAGCGGCCGACGCCGGTGCAGACGCTGGGCATCGTCGTTGCGGCCGTCGGACTGCTGATGATCTGCGGCACGGTTGGTTATGATTTCAGCGTTGCTGCCTTTGCTGTACTGATGATCTCACCGATCAGCTTTGCCGTCGGCAATCTGCTGCTGCGCGGCGCCCGCGGCGTGCCGATGTTCGATCTGTTCGCGTGGTTGTGCCTCGCCGCGGCGGTGCCGCTGTTCGTGCTGGCGCTGATCGCCAACGGGCCGGCGCCGACTTGGACGTCGCTGACGCACATGTCGCTTACATCGGCGCTTTGCATGCTGATGCTCGGCGCCGTCTCCACCAGCATTGCCTATTGGCTCTGGGGCCGGCTGCTGCGCGACTATCCGGCGGCGCAGGTGGTGCCGTTCGCGTTGCTTGTGCCGTTCGTCGGCTCCGCTGCCTCCAGCATCGTGTTCGGCGAACGGTTCGGGCCGCTCCGCCTTGTCGGCATGCTGACCGTGATCGGCGGCATCGCGGTGATGGTGCTGGCGAAGCGTCCGCAAATCCTGCCGAAGACCGCGTGA
- a CDS encoding TetR/AcrR family transcriptional regulator gives MPARQTSKPRLSKPRAPRQMAEARPYHHGDLRRVLIDAALQLAADGAEVSVREAARRAAVSPGAPFRHFPNRDALMAAVAEEAQRRFRAEIEAALAEASSTDPLVRFRSFGIAYVRWAMRNPAHFEIISTGRYFAHGSSAELTRDNAELVALTERMLAEAAAQGLLRSTDLKRILIAGRALIYGFARMNLDGHFPRWGVEEGEIGRMAEEVIDLFIAGIAKP, from the coding sequence ATGCCCGCCCGTCAGACCTCCAAGCCCCGGCTTTCCAAGCCTCGCGCGCCGCGCCAGATGGCCGAAGCCAGGCCTTATCATCACGGCGACCTCCGTCGCGTGCTGATCGATGCTGCGTTGCAACTGGCGGCCGACGGCGCCGAGGTCTCCGTGCGCGAGGCGGCGCGCCGCGCCGCGGTGTCGCCGGGAGCGCCATTCCGTCACTTTCCCAACCGCGACGCCTTGATGGCTGCAGTGGCTGAGGAGGCGCAGCGGCGCTTTCGCGCCGAGATTGAGGCCGCGCTGGCGGAAGCGAGCTCCACTGACCCCTTGGTGCGTTTCCGCTCCTTCGGCATCGCCTATGTCCGCTGGGCGATGCGCAACCCCGCCCATTTCGAGATCATCTCCACGGGCCGTTATTTCGCCCATGGCAGCTCAGCCGAGCTGACCCGCGACAATGCCGAGCTCGTCGCGTTGACCGAACGGATGCTGGCTGAGGCGGCTGCGCAGGGCCTGCTGCGATCGACCGATCTCAAGCGCATCCTGATCGCCGGCCGCGCCCTGATCTACGGCTTCGCCCGCATGAACCTCGACGGCCATTTCCCGCGCTGGGGCGTCGAGGAGGGCGAGATCGGGCGGATGGCGGAGGAGGTGATCGATCTGTTCATCGCGGGGATCGCGAAGCCCTAG
- a CDS encoding SDR family oxidoreductase yields the protein MRSVVVTGASTGIGWAIAKFLIGRGYRVFGSVRRQADADRLTGEFGTNFTPLLFDVTDEAAVLAAARQVREALAGETLAGLVNNAGIAVAGPVLELSADDFRRQMDINVIGPVIATQAFGPLLGADPSLKGPKGRIVMISSVAGKNGNPLSAPYCTSKHAIEGLSESLRRELMLFGIDVIIVAPGAVKTPIWSKAEEIDLSVYKNSPYLPALNKVMAFMMELGANGLPAERIAQIVFEALTAASPKVRYQITPNRLRHVIAAVLPKRTFDRIIAKRLGLLPQS from the coding sequence ATGCGATCTGTCGTCGTTACCGGCGCCTCTACCGGCATTGGCTGGGCCATTGCAAAATTTCTGATTGGACGCGGCTATCGCGTTTTCGGCAGCGTCCGCAGGCAGGCGGATGCCGACCGGCTGACGGGTGAGTTCGGCACGAACTTCACGCCGCTGCTGTTCGATGTCACCGATGAGGCTGCCGTGCTGGCCGCCGCGCGCCAGGTGCGCGAGGCGCTTGCCGGCGAAACGCTGGCGGGCCTCGTCAACAATGCCGGCATCGCGGTTGCCGGCCCCGTGCTCGAACTGTCGGCCGACGATTTCCGTCGGCAGATGGATATCAACGTCATCGGGCCTGTCATCGCGACGCAGGCGTTCGGGCCGCTGCTCGGGGCTGACCCATCGCTGAAGGGACCGAAGGGCCGGATCGTGATGATCAGCTCGGTTGCGGGCAAGAACGGCAATCCGCTCTCGGCGCCATACTGCACCTCCAAGCACGCGATCGAGGGCCTGTCGGAGAGCCTGCGCCGCGAGCTCATGCTGTTCGGCATCGACGTCATCATCGTCGCCCCCGGTGCGGTGAAGACGCCGATCTGGAGCAAGGCTGAGGAGATCGATCTCTCGGTCTACAAGAACTCGCCCTATCTGCCGGCCCTCAACAAGGTCATGGCCTTCATGATGGAGCTCGGCGCCAACGGGCTGCCCGCCGAGCGGATTGCCCAGATCGTGTTCGAGGCGCTGACCGCCGCAAGCCCCAAGGTGCGCTACCAGATCACGCCGAACCGCCTGCGCCATGTGATCGCCGCCGTGTTGCCGAAGCGGACCTTCGATCGCATCATCGCCAAGCGGCTCGGGCTGCTGCCGCAGAGCTGA
- a CDS encoding LysE family translocator, with product MAYSLFYAFLAFMVVMYFTPGPNNIMLLSSGLTYGFRRTIPHIVGIVLGFAFMVATVGLGLGTVFLAYPILQTILKYAGAAYLIYLAAVIAMSGPAKPGEADGRGPMTFWGAAMFQWINAKGWVIVIGTITAYAAIAQFPINIAIQTLISLLVGTVSTVVWAFFGTALRPVLTSERLVRAFNILMALLLLASLYPVFMDA from the coding sequence ATGGCCTATTCACTGTTCTATGCCTTCCTCGCCTTCATGGTAGTGATGTATTTCACGCCGGGGCCGAACAACATCATGCTGTTGTCCTCGGGCCTGACTTACGGCTTCCGCCGCACCATTCCGCACATCGTCGGGATCGTCCTCGGCTTTGCTTTCATGGTCGCGACCGTCGGCCTCGGGCTCGGCACCGTTTTCCTGGCCTATCCGATCCTCCAGACCATCCTGAAATATGCCGGCGCGGCCTACCTGATCTATCTTGCCGCCGTGATCGCCATGTCCGGTCCGGCCAAGCCGGGCGAGGCGGACGGCCGTGGGCCGATGACCTTCTGGGGCGCCGCCATGTTCCAGTGGATCAACGCCAAGGGCTGGGTGATCGTGATCGGTACCATCACGGCCTATGCGGCGATTGCCCAGTTCCCGATCAACATCGCGATCCAGACCCTGATCAGCCTCCTGGTCGGCACGGTCTCGACCGTGGTCTGGGCGTTCTTTGGCACTGCACTACGACCGGTGCTGACCTCGGAGCGGCTGGTCCGCGCCTTCAATATCCTGATGGCCCTCCTGCTGCTCGCCTCCCTTTACCCCGTTTTCATGGATGCATGA
- the ilvN gene encoding acetolactate synthase small subunit, translating to MNQPASAYFIEDRHDPNETHTLAVLVQNEPGVLARVIGLFSGRGYNIESLTVSETEAQKHLSRITIVTTGTPMVIAQIKHQLDRMVPVYQVVDMTQTRRSIERELAMVKVRGEGEHRVEALRLADAFRARVIDATTESFVFEITGNTDKINQFIDLMRPLGLVEVSRTGVAAIGRGPEGM from the coding sequence ATGAACCAGCCCGCATCCGCCTACTTCATCGAAGACCGCCACGATCCCAACGAGACGCACACGCTTGCCGTGCTCGTGCAGAACGAGCCCGGCGTGCTCGCGCGCGTCATCGGCCTGTTCTCGGGCCGCGGCTACAACATCGAGAGCCTCACGGTCTCGGAGACCGAGGCCCAGAAGCATCTGTCGCGCATCACCATCGTCACCACGGGCACGCCGATGGTGATCGCGCAGATCAAGCATCAGCTCGATCGCATGGTCCCGGTCTACCAGGTCGTCGACATGACCCAGACCCGCCGCTCGATCGAGCGCGAACTGGCGATGGTCAAGGTGCGCGGGGAGGGCGAGCATCGCGTCGAGGCACTGCGGCTTGCCGATGCGTTCCGCGCCCGCGTGATCGACGCGACCACCGAGAGCTTTGTGTTCGAGATCACAGGCAATACGGACAAGATCAACCAGTTTATCGACCTGATGCGTCCGCTCGGCCTTGTCGAGGTGTCGCGCACCGGCGTCGCCGCGATCGGTCGCGGGCCTGAAGGGATGTGA
- the ilvC gene encoding ketol-acid reductoisomerase → MRVYYDRDADLNLIKGKKVAIVGYGSQGHAHALNLKDSGVKEVAIALRKDSSSVKKAEAAGFKVMEVAEAAKWADLVMMLTPDELQGDIYREHLHDNMKKGAALVFAHGLNVHFNLLDPRADLDVLMIAPKGPGHTVRSEYQRGGGVPCLIAIAKDVSGNAHDLGLSYASAVGGGRAGIIETTFKEECETDLFGEQVVLCGGLVELIKGGYETLVEAGYAPEMAYFECLHEVKLIVDLIYEGGIANMNYSISNTAEYGEYVTGPRIVTAETKAEMKRVLADIQGGKFARDWMLENKVNQTSFKATRAKLAAHPIEEVGAKLRDMMPWIKKGALVDKSKN, encoded by the coding sequence ATGCGTGTTTATTACGATCGCGACGCCGACCTGAACCTGATCAAGGGGAAGAAGGTCGCCATCGTCGGCTATGGCAGCCAGGGCCACGCCCATGCGCTCAACCTGAAGGACTCCGGCGTCAAGGAAGTCGCCATTGCACTCCGCAAGGACTCGAGCTCGGTCAAGAAGGCGGAAGCCGCTGGCTTCAAGGTGATGGAAGTTGCCGAAGCCGCCAAATGGGCCGACCTCGTCATGATGTTGACCCCGGACGAGCTGCAGGGCGACATCTATCGCGAGCACCTGCACGACAACATGAAGAAGGGCGCGGCCCTCGTGTTCGCGCACGGCCTCAACGTTCACTTCAACCTGCTCGATCCGCGCGCCGACCTCGACGTGCTGATGATCGCGCCGAAGGGCCCCGGCCACACCGTGCGCTCGGAATATCAGCGCGGCGGCGGCGTGCCCTGCCTGATCGCGATCGCCAAGGACGTCTCGGGTAACGCCCATGACCTCGGCCTGTCCTACGCCTCCGCTGTCGGCGGCGGCCGCGCCGGCATCATCGAGACCACCTTCAAGGAAGAGTGCGAGACCGACCTGTTCGGCGAGCAGGTCGTGCTCTGCGGCGGCCTGGTCGAGCTGATCAAGGGCGGCTACGAGACCCTGGTCGAAGCCGGCTACGCCCCGGAGATGGCCTATTTCGAGTGCCTGCACGAAGTGAAGCTGATCGTCGACCTGATCTATGAAGGCGGCATCGCCAACATGAACTACTCGATCTCCAACACCGCCGAGTACGGCGAGTACGTCACCGGTCCGCGCATCGTGACCGCCGAGACCAAGGCCGAGATGAAGCGCGTTCTCGCCGACATCCAGGGCGGCAAGTTCGCCCGCGACTGGATGCTCGAGAACAAGGTCAACCAGACCTCGTTCAAGGCGACCCGCGCCAAGCTCGCCGCGCACCCGATCGAGGAAGTCGGCGCCAAGCTGCGCGACATGATGCCCTGGATCAAGAAGGGCGCGCTGGTCGACAAGTCCAAGAACTAA
- a CDS encoding sulfatase-like hydrolase/transferase, translated as MASAPNPGPSATTAVLASVAALGIWRLLAVAAPHLAALALMYETETDFGSRLSFLLAWGILNFFWITLLRRPALSSALSLTMVVVLVLLSRLKHDVVQMTVNFIDLMMIDRDTVAFLFTIFPNLRWSVIGAGLVTLPLMYALWWLDPFRIRRLPALACKLACLAALVFYSAYHPDEAWRGYYDDGYLSKFFRSGVTAVSDFVQYGFMESAASTDERLNMPLIDACHPAGRRPNIVMIHDESSFDIRAAQGIKVPPGYGSHFKSWDGKERTFMAESNGGPSWFTEYNVLAGLSSRSFGRFAYFVTRIASGRVERGLPLALRRCGYDTMSLYPAFGGFMGARSFQMTTGIERFFDSHDLGAKDVEPDSFFYDKALRLMGERVPNKPLFAFIYLGANHFPWETRFRPDLLPNWRAPGNVPSIDEYLRRQAMSAEQYKGFIAGLKKSFPGEPFLIVRYGDHQPEFAPNILEPGLDEGAIGKKLDAYDPRLYATYYAIDAFNFEPVKSDAVMDTIDGPYLPLVIQEAAGIPLDPSFAEQKQIMLRCKGVFYGCKDGAEARRLNRLLINAGMIHGL; from the coding sequence ATGGCGTCCGCGCCCAATCCAGGTCCTTCCGCTACCACCGCCGTTCTGGCGAGCGTTGCTGCGCTCGGCATCTGGCGGCTGCTCGCGGTGGCGGCGCCGCATCTGGCGGCGCTCGCCCTGATGTACGAGACCGAGACCGATTTCGGCTCGCGACTGTCCTTCCTGCTCGCGTGGGGCATCCTCAACTTCTTCTGGATCACGCTGCTGCGTCGGCCTGCGCTGTCGAGCGCGCTCTCATTGACCATGGTCGTGGTGCTGGTGCTGCTGTCGCGGCTCAAGCACGATGTCGTGCAGATGACGGTCAACTTCATCGACCTGATGATGATCGACCGCGACACGGTCGCGTTCCTGTTCACGATCTTCCCGAACCTGCGCTGGTCGGTGATCGGGGCCGGTCTCGTCACGCTGCCGCTGATGTACGCGCTGTGGTGGCTCGATCCGTTTCGCATCCGCCGCCTGCCGGCGCTCGCCTGCAAGCTTGCCTGCCTCGCGGCCCTGGTCTTCTATTCCGCCTATCATCCGGACGAGGCCTGGCGCGGTTATTACGACGACGGCTATCTCTCGAAATTCTTCCGCTCCGGCGTCACGGCGGTCTCCGACTTCGTGCAATACGGCTTCATGGAGTCGGCCGCCTCGACCGACGAGCGGCTCAACATGCCGCTGATCGACGCCTGTCACCCCGCCGGCCGTCGGCCGAATATCGTCATGATCCATGATGAATCGAGCTTCGACATCCGCGCCGCACAGGGCATCAAGGTGCCGCCGGGCTACGGCAGTCACTTCAAGTCCTGGGACGGCAAGGAGCGCACGTTCATGGCCGAGAGCAATGGCGGGCCGAGCTGGTTCACCGAGTACAACGTGCTAGCCGGTCTCTCCTCGCGCTCGTTCGGCCGCTTTGCCTATTTCGTGACGCGCATTGCGTCGGGGCGGGTCGAGCGCGGCCTGCCGCTGGCGCTGCGCCGTTGCGGCTACGACACGATGTCGCTCTATCCCGCTTTTGGCGGCTTCATGGGCGCGCGCAGCTTCCAGATGACGACCGGCATCGAGCGTTTCTTCGACTCTCATGACCTCGGTGCGAAGGACGTCGAACCCGACAGCTTCTTCTACGACAAGGCGCTGCGGCTGATGGGCGAGCGGGTGCCGAACAAGCCGCTCTTCGCCTTCATCTATCTCGGCGCCAATCACTTCCCCTGGGAGACGCGCTTCCGCCCCGATCTGCTGCCGAACTGGCGCGCGCCGGGCAACGTGCCGTCCATCGACGAATATCTGCGCCGCCAGGCGATGAGCGCCGAGCAATACAAGGGCTTCATCGCGGGCTTAAAGAAGAGCTTTCCGGGCGAGCCTTTCCTGATCGTGCGCTATGGCGATCACCAGCCCGAGTTCGCGCCCAACATCCTCGAGCCCGGGCTAGACGAAGGCGCGATCGGCAAGAAGCTCGACGCCTACGATCCGCGGCTCTATGCGACGTACTACGCGATCGATGCCTTCAATTTCGAGCCGGTGAAAAGCGATGCCGTGATGGACACGATCGACGGTCCGTATCTGCCGCTCGTGATCCAGGAGGCTGCCGGCATTCCGCTCGATCCGTCCTTTGCCGAGCAGAAGCAGATCATGCTTCGCTGCAAGGGCGTGTTCTACGGTTGCAAGGACGGGGCGGAAGCGCGGCGGTTGAACCGGTTGTTGATCAATGCCGGAATGATCCACGGGCTTTAG
- a CDS encoding class I SAM-dependent methyltransferase, whose amino-acid sequence MLARDWYYNERNRMGIEPAVASIYDAHDDADLRARAALKMLGVQRGWRIADIGCGNGVLATEAALMGAEVDAIDISPAMLALAEIYARDRKAPVRTQSAGLLSFAYRPESYDLIVSEFTLHHLPDFWKVVAMSRIFRALKPGASFYLRDIVYASMPDAIERDVEQWADYQIKNHDFSRESVVTHMRDEYSTFGWVMERMLTDVGFTLVSADYHAPMHGTYLLRKPKAGEQG is encoded by the coding sequence ATGCTGGCGCGCGACTGGTATTATAACGAGCGGAACCGGATGGGCATCGAGCCCGCGGTGGCGTCGATCTATGATGCCCACGACGATGCCGATCTGCGGGCGCGCGCCGCGCTAAAAATGCTGGGAGTCCAGCGCGGCTGGCGCATCGCCGACATCGGCTGCGGCAACGGCGTGCTGGCGACGGAAGCCGCGCTGATGGGGGCCGAGGTCGATGCCATCGACATCTCGCCGGCGATGCTGGCACTCGCCGAGATCTATGCCCGCGACCGCAAGGCGCCCGTGCGCACGCAGTCTGCCGGGCTGCTCTCATTCGCCTACCGGCCCGAGTCGTATGATTTGATCGTCAGCGAATTCACGCTGCACCATCTGCCTGACTTCTGGAAGGTCGTGGCGATGTCGCGGATCTTTCGTGCCCTGAAGCCAGGCGCAAGCTTTTACCTGCGCGACATCGTCTATGCCTCGATGCCGGATGCGATCGAGCGCGATGTCGAGCAATGGGCCGACTACCAGATCAAGAACCACGATTTCTCGCGCGAGAGCGTCGTCACGCACATGCGCGACGAATATTCCACCTTCGGCTGGGTGATGGAGCGGATGCTGACCGATGTCGGCTTCACGCTGGTCTCGGCTGACTACCACGCACCGATGCACGGCACTTATCTCCTCCGCAAACCGAAAGCCGGCGAGCAAGGCTAG
- a CDS encoding NEW3 domain-containing protein has protein sequence MRALDAARVAFALMLLSPAAYAAEPAHDIKGLYLMTDYPAVTVRPGTTSNVSLRLQNYDLSPQRYQLSVTGVPSGWTATLLGGGQPVAAAMPAPDGSVALQLRLDVPAGSDLSAHTLTVKAEGQGSSAELPIVVSLAKELPAKLTVKSSLPSLRGSPKSNFDYTLSIKNDSGRNLIASFAAEAPANFETSFTEAYGTQELSSIPIDAGQSKDVKLKVRPPTTVDAGHFPVKVTVKAEDASASTVLALDVVGQPQFQISGRDGLLSARAVAGKQSSIPIVVTNTGTAPAENIALAGTAPNGWKVTFEPAMIDRLVPGKDSEVQALVTPSDKSLAGDYQATMRASSRGESASSQFRITVATSTVWGVAGAGVIGVALLLMLGAVVRFGRR, from the coding sequence ATGCGAGCGCTTGATGCTGCGCGTGTTGCATTTGCCCTCATGTTGCTCAGTCCCGCTGCTTATGCGGCCGAACCGGCGCACGACATCAAGGGCCTCTATCTCATGACCGACTATCCGGCGGTCACGGTGCGGCCTGGCACGACCAGCAACGTCTCCCTGCGTCTGCAGAACTACGATCTGTCGCCACAGCGCTACCAGCTATCGGTGACGGGCGTGCCGAGCGGCTGGACCGCGACGCTGCTCGGTGGCGGGCAGCCGGTCGCCGCGGCAATGCCGGCGCCCGACGGCAGCGTCGCGCTCCAGCTGAGGCTCGACGTTCCGGCCGGCAGCGATCTCAGCGCGCATACGCTCACCGTGAAGGCCGAGGGGCAGGGCAGCAGCGCGGAACTCCCCATCGTCGTGTCGCTCGCTAAGGAGCTGCCGGCGAAGCTCACGGTGAAATCGAGCCTGCCGTCGCTGCGCGGCAGCCCGAAATCCAATTTCGATTATACGCTCTCGATCAAGAACGACTCGGGCCGCAATCTCATTGCGAGCTTTGCCGCCGAAGCGCCGGCCAATTTCGAGACCTCGTTCACCGAGGCCTATGGCACGCAGGAGCTGTCCTCGATCCCGATCGACGCCGGTCAATCCAAGGACGTCAAGCTGAAGGTGCGTCCGCCCACCACGGTCGATGCCGGACACTTCCCGGTGAAGGTCACGGTGAAGGCGGAGGACGCTTCGGCTTCCACCGTGCTCGCGCTTGACGTCGTCGGGCAGCCGCAGTTCCAGATCTCCGGACGCGACGGCCTGCTGAGCGCGCGTGCGGTTGCGGGCAAGCAAAGCTCGATTCCGATCGTCGTGACCAACACCGGTACGGCGCCCGCCGAAAACATCGCGCTGGCGGGCACCGCGCCGAACGGGTGGAAGGTGACGTTCGAGCCGGCCATGATCGACCGGCTCGTGCCGGGCAAGGACAGCGAGGTTCAGGCGCTGGTCACGCCCAGCGATAAATCGCTCGCCGGCGACTACCAGGCCACCATGCGCGCCTCCTCGCGGGGCGAGAGCGCTTCCAGCCAGTTCCGTATCACCGTTGCGACTTCAACGGTATGGGGCGTGGCAGGCGCGGGCGTCATCGGCGTCGCACTGCTGCTGATGCTTGGTGCAGTTGTGAGGTTCGGACGGCGATGA
- a CDS encoding acetolactate synthase 3 large subunit, with protein sequence MSDKSHDPNQMTGAAMIVRALIDHGVTDIFGYPGGAVLPIYDEIFQQSQVQHILVRHEQGAGHAAEGYARSTGKPGVALVTSGPGATNMVTPLTDALMDSIPLVCISGQVPTHLIGNDAFQECDTVGITRPCTKHNWLVRDVNDLAKVLHEAFYVATTGRPGPVLVDVPKDVQFATGTYHPPRKSDVHRSYAPRVKGDATQIRKAVSLLAGAKRPVIYSGGGVINSGPEATKLLRELVEATGFPITSTLMGLGAYPASGKNWLGMLGMHGTYEANMTMHDCDVMLCVGARFDDRITGRVDAFSPGSKKIHIDIDPSSINKNIRVDVPIIGDCGNILGDILQVFKAEAKKPDIKAWWQQIAQWRARNSLYFKKSNDIILPQHAIQSLFEATRGRDTYITTEVGQHQMWAAQFYGFEEPHRWMTSGGLGTMGYGLPAAVGVQVAHPDSLVIDIAGDASVQMTIQEMSTAVQYELPIKIFILNNQYMGMVRQWQQLLHGNRLSHSYSEALPDFVKLAEAYGAVGLQVTKPADLDGAIKEMIEVRRPVLFDCRVAALENCFPMIPSGKAHNEMLLPEQANDEATAKAFAGGKALV encoded by the coding sequence ATGAGCGACAAGAGCCACGATCCGAACCAGATGACCGGCGCCGCAATGATCGTCCGCGCGCTCATCGACCACGGCGTGACCGACATTTTCGGCTATCCCGGCGGCGCGGTGCTTCCGATCTATGACGAGATCTTCCAGCAGAGCCAGGTCCAGCACATCCTGGTCCGCCACGAGCAGGGCGCAGGCCACGCCGCCGAAGGCTATGCGCGCTCGACCGGAAAGCCGGGCGTTGCGCTGGTGACCTCCGGCCCCGGCGCCACCAACATGGTGACGCCGCTGACCGACGCGCTGATGGACTCGATCCCGCTGGTCTGCATCTCCGGCCAGGTACCGACGCATCTGATCGGCAACGACGCATTCCAGGAATGCGACACCGTCGGCATCACGCGTCCCTGCACCAAGCACAATTGGCTGGTGCGCGACGTCAATGATCTCGCAAAGGTCCTGCACGAGGCCTTCTACGTTGCGACCACGGGCCGACCGGGGCCGGTGCTCGTCGACGTTCCCAAGGACGTGCAGTTCGCGACCGGCACCTATCATCCGCCGCGCAAGTCCGACGTGCACCGCTCCTACGCGCCGCGCGTCAAGGGCGATGCGACGCAGATCCGCAAGGCCGTCTCGCTGCTGGCGGGCGCCAAGCGCCCCGTGATCTACAGCGGCGGTGGCGTCATTAATTCCGGCCCCGAAGCCACCAAGCTGCTGCGTGAACTGGTCGAGGCTACCGGTTTCCCGATCACCTCCACGCTGATGGGCCTGGGTGCATACCCGGCGTCGGGCAAGAACTGGCTCGGCATGCTCGGCATGCACGGCACCTACGAAGCGAACATGACCATGCATGATTGCGACGTCATGCTGTGCGTCGGCGCGCGCTTCGACGACCGCATCACCGGCCGTGTCGATGCGTTCTCGCCGGGCTCGAAGAAGATCCACATCGACATCGATCCGTCCTCGATCAACAAGAACATCCGGGTCGACGTGCCGATCATCGGCGACTGCGGCAACATCCTCGGCGACATCCTCCAGGTGTTCAAGGCGGAGGCGAAGAAGCCCGACATCAAGGCATGGTGGCAGCAGATCGCTCAGTGGCGTGCGCGCAACTCGCTCTATTTCAAGAAGAGCAACGACATCATCCTGCCGCAGCACGCGATCCAGAGCCTGTTCGAGGCGACGCGCGGCAGGGACACCTACATCACGACCGAAGTTGGCCAGCACCAGATGTGGGCGGCGCAATTCTACGGCTTCGAGGAGCCGCATCGCTGGATGACCTCGGGCGGTCTCGGTACCATGGGCTACGGCCTGCCGGCCGCGGTCGGCGTGCAGGTGGCGCATCCGGACAGCCTCGTCATCGACATCGCGGGCGACGCCTCGGTGCAGATGACGATCCAGGAGATGTCGACGGCGGTTCAGTACGAGCTGCCGATCAAGATCTTCATCCTGAACAACCAGTACATGGGTATGGTGCGGCAGTGGCAGCAGCTGCTCCACGGCAACCGCCTGTCGCATTCCTACTCCGAGGCGCTGCCGGATTTCGTCAAGCTTGCGGAAGCCTATGGTGCTGTCGGTCTCCAGGTCACCAAACCTGCCGATCTCGACGGTGCCATCAAGGAGATGATCGAGGTCAGGCGCCCGGTGCTGTTCGACTGCCGCGTCGCCGCGCTCGAAAACTGCTTCCCGATGATCCCGTCCGGCAAGGCGCATAACGAGATGTTGTTGCCCGAGCAGGCCAATGACGAAGCGACAGCCAAGGCATTCGCCGGCGGCAAGGCGCTGGTGTGA